TTCAATGACAGTCGATCAGAGCCATAGGGGGGATGTTGGAGGTCATGGTAAGATTTCCTTTcataatcagctttttttttgaAAGCGTAAACTGTTCAGAACGCCTTTGTACGTGACAGTATTTACAAAACCCGGTCGAAATGCCAGCGttttcagaagcacttgtttCCCTTTTAGACAAACCTAAAAAGTTCCTGTATCACCGCCAActcctttgtgttttcagtgcCTCAGCATAACAGAAGTATAGAAACATTGGCAGTGATGATACGAAAACACAGCAACAGACACAGGAACCTACCTGCTGCCCCAGCTGAAGGACCTTCTTCAGCACCTTTTCCTTCCTCCTGTGCCATCTGAGAGGGGCATCTGCGGCGTTGTGACCCCTGCAGGATGAGCTTCAGGGCTTCTATCTGGCCCTCCTTGTTCCGCAAATCTGTGCGTGTCTCCCTGAGCTGTGTCTTCAGCTGGAAGAGCTCACTCAGCTTCTGGGTCACCTCTGATTGAGAGTCCCTCAACTGCTGCTTCAACAAGGAGATTTCCCCGGACTTTTGGCAAACCTGGGAGACAGAATGATAAGAGGTTCTCAAGAGGACCACATTGGTCCACTGGCTGTCTCCTGCCTGCTCAAAATACTACTTTTTAAGAACCTTCCTTTCTACTTTTGAGGCTTTACCTCCCACTGCGTCTCCTCCAAAGTCGGACTAGTTGGCTTTACTATGGGTCTATCCTCCTGGTCTCGTTCCTTTTTCAGGTCATCTAGCTCCTCCTGCAGATGGTTCTTCTCCTGCTGGGCTTTGAACAGTTGCAATTGCAGGCTGCGCTGTGAACGctgtgcatgctgggaaacctGACGCAGCTTGGCAGCATAGAGCCGTTTTagttcctccacctccttttcCCACAGACGCTGTTTCCCCTCAAACACCTGCATGAAGACCAATGAGGACAAGCTTCAAAAACAGGCAGGTGGATTTGAGATGGAAgataaaagataataaaatgacAGTCACCTGAGCGATGGCGCCCTCACTCTCGTCCAAGTTTCTTCTCATCTGTTTGAGTTCATGTTCTTTCTCCACCAGACGCTCCTCCAGATCCCGAACCTGGAAAAGACAACACATCTAAAACTCCTGCTAATcttttgtccgtccgtccatccatccagtaCTTACCACGTCTTCAACAGACAGTGAGATTGTCCAATCATAAGGAGGTGGGGCCTCCCCTCCATATGGAACCAGACGGCTCAGGGTGGCCATGCTGCGACATGGCACCTCCCCTATGACCCCACCCCCTGAGCCTATAGCCTTCTTGCCCAGAGTGGTCCGATCCAGTGAGCCGATGGTGTTGATGTGGCCCATAGATGCACTATGTTACAAAAAGAGGCCAcgtagtaaaataaaatttgcttCAATATCATTGCTGCCACAGTCATAAAAACTACATCCACAGTTTTTGAACATCAGGCGGAGGcattaaagcagcagcagaccTGATGTGAGACAGGTGTGGGCGGAGAGGAGGCCGGTATGGCGGCAGGCTGTTCATGGAGTTATGGCCTGAGTCTGATAGGTTTTCGTCCTCCTGGCCCACCCCACATACCGCAGAAATGACCTGTATTGTCATAATTATGCAGTTAATCATCACGGTAACATCAATATCCtgaaaaaatatcaattttaCTCAGAAAttaaagttgaataaaataataaaagataaatGGTGGTACTGTTTAAGTCTGCAATGATGAATGCAGACTCAATTCTGTAGCCAAAATGGAATTTACATGTTCCCTGGCCACAACTTTCTACAGGGGTTACCTGAAGTCAGTGAGAGGTTCTGAAGATATTCTGATCCAAATGTCACTATACCTTGTTACCACTAGACGCTGGTCCTCCCTGGCGGGacggtgaagaagaggaggatgaggtaGACACAGCTTTGGGACCATAGGCTCTATTCAGCCCATTGGAAAGACCGAGGTCCACATCCTCCAACTTCGAAGAGGGACAGAGATTTTGCATGGAGCTGAAATTTTTGGGGGTTACAGGCTTGAAGGCAGACCTAAAACGAGCctgaaagacaagaaaagagaGCTGGCAAAGTTCAGGGCACCTTTGAGAAGATGAAAAATATTATAAAGCAGaaagacaggagagaaaacCCTTAGTCATAGTAAAGGACTGAGCTATGACATGAATAACAATATTCCTATAAAATCAATACTGCTACACCCTCTGTGTTCTTAGTGTTCATCAATTCTGGccaaaaagttgaaatttgattgCAGCAATAAATTTTGGACATAAGAAGTGGCAGATTTTCAATCTATGCTGGGGAGCTTGAAAAGGTTTCAAGCTGATTTATGCTGGTAACACACTTGTGGGGGTGGCACATCCTAGTGCTGGAGATCTATAAAAGTGACTGATCAATTTAATGCTGCTACAGCAGTTAGTCACTGACTGTACATCAGTTATAGACAGAACTGAATAGAAGCATCATTCATCTGCATATGTCAGTACTCTTACTCAGTACACTGACTTGTTTAATCACCTCATAGAAATATGTTGCTTTTAACTCAATGGCTTTAatcctccaaaaaaacaactaactAACTTAAATTAAGGAATTAACCTCCTTAGAGTGTTTTAAGGAATACTTACTTTTTCATATTTGCTCCCACTGGGCAAGGAGTTCTTTGTCAAATCAATTTCAGTGCCATCTTTATGGTAGACTTTTGTGAATAAATTGTCCTCCTGCTGGACACTGGCAGAGCTGAGGCCGGAAATAATATCCTTTTTGGCTTCACTGCTTGGGTTTGCTTTTGAGTCTTTCCTGTTTGGTGGCACAAAAGATCACG
The Antennarius striatus isolate MH-2024 chromosome 10, ASM4005453v1, whole genome shotgun sequence genome window above contains:
- the n4bp3 gene encoding NEDD4-binding protein 3-A — its product is MATSVQTLPLTRGPNKNFRNPFPAPPISLRCGMGSVGSLVERPDVSPTKGNRAEAQVRPKQTNGLLKKSFAQRELLNYLNITRKDSKANPSSEAKKDIISGLSSASVQQEDNLFTKVYHKDGTEIDLTKNSLPSGSKYEKARFRSAFKPVTPKNFSSMQNLCPSSKLEDVDLGLSNGLNRAYGPKAVSTSSSSSSPSRQGGPASSGNKVISAVCGVGQEDENLSDSGHNSMNSLPPYRPPLRPHLSHISASMGHINTIGSLDRTTLGKKAIGSGGGVIGEVPCRSMATLSRLVPYGGEAPPPYDWTISLSVEDVVRDLEERLVEKEHELKQMRRNLDESEGAIAQVFEGKQRLWEKEVEELKRLYAAKLRQVSQHAQRSQRSLQLQLFKAQQEKNHLQEELDDLKKERDQEDRPIVKPTSPTLEETQWEVCQKSGEISLLKQQLRDSQSEVTQKLSELFQLKTQLRETRTDLRNKEGQIEALKLILQGSQRRRCPSQMAQEEGKGAEEGPSAGAAGGCGASTEERLRAELLLERRQNEAQTMAFEEERQTWQTEKDKVIRYQKELQASYLDMYHHNEALEKELHQLRPSRQRGGGSGSRILEREVPELRNERASETEDRPSSGLPWIEKIESSEI